Within the Leptogranulimonas caecicola genome, the region GCGTATCTCACACCTTTTCCGAGTACTTGTTGGTGCCCGGCTACTCGTCTTCCGAGTGCATTCCGGCCAATGTCGATCTAAAGGCGCCTCTAGTCAAGTTCCGCCGTGGCGAAGAGCCTGCGATTACCCTCAATACTCCCATGGTGTCTGCCATCATGCAGGCAGTGTCTGGCCCCCGCCTGGCTATCGCTTTGGCTCAAGAAGGCGGTATGAGCTTTATCTATGGCTCTCAAACCGCCGAGGATGAAGCCCGCATGATTCGCGAGGTGAAGTCATACAAGGCCGGCGTCGTAGTTTCAGACTCCAACCTCACGCCAGATATGACTTTGGCAGAGGTCATGCGTTTAAAAGAGCAAACCCACCATTCTGCCATGCCTGTGACAGAGAACGGTGCTCCCCACGGCAAGCTGTTGGGTATCGTGACCTCCCGTGATTATCGTCCTAGCCGTGATCCTCAAGATAAGCTCGTTCGTGAGTTCATGACTCCTGTGGAAAAGGTCATCGTGGCTCCTGCCACCGTCAACCTCTCTGAGGCCAACGACATAATCTGGGAAAACAAGCTTAATCAGCTGCCCATTGTTGAGGAAGACGGCTCTTTGGTAGGCCTTGTGTTCCGCAAGGACTATGACTCCCACAAGTCCAATCCCAATGAGCTTTTGGATGCTTCCAAGCGCTATGTGGTAGGCGCGGGTATCAATACCCGCGATTATGCAGAGCGTGTGCCTCTTCTGGTGGAGGCCGGGGCAGATGCTTTGTGCATCGACTCTTCCGAGGGGTACTCGGAGTGGCAGGCTCGCACCTTGGCCTGGATCCGCGAGAATTATGGCGACAGCGTCAAAGTAGGCGCTGGCAATGTGGTGGATGCCGAGGGCTTCCGCTTTTTGGCAGACGCCGGAGCCGACTTTGTCAAGGTGGGCATTGGTGGTGGCTCCATTTGCATCACCCGTGAGCAGAAGGGCATTGGCCGAGGCCAAGCCTCTGCGCTCATCGATGTGTGCGAGGCTCGAGATCAGTACTTCGAAGAGACTGGCGTCTATGTACCTGTATGCTCTGACGGCGGCATCGTCTATGACTACCATATGACCTTGGCGTTGGCTATGGGCGCAGACTTCCTTATGCTCGGCCGCTACTTCGCCCGCTTCGACGAGAGTCCCTCTGAGCGTGTGACGGTGAACGGCTCCTACATGAAGGAGTACTGGGGCGAGGGCTCTGCTCGCGCCCGCAACTGGGCCCGCTATGACTTGGGCGGAGACAAAAAGCTTTCATTTGTAGAGGGCGTAGATTCCTATGTGCCCTACGCTGGTCCTTTGCGCGACGGCGTTCAGAGCTCTCTGCTCAAGATCCGCTCCACCATGTGCAATTGTGGTGCTCTGACTCTCGACGAGCTCAAAGAGAAGGCACGCCTTACGCTGGTGAGTGCCACTTCGTTGGTTGAGGGCGGCGCCCACGACGTGGTACTTAAAGAAACCAACCAACAGGTTCTTTTCAATAATTGACTATAATCGATATGTGCAAGCTTAAAAGCGCTTGAACTGCCACCCATACTCTGGGTGGCAGTTGTTATAGGAGGAATAGTGTCCGATAGCACCAACCGCAACTCTGAGCTCGTGATTCCTGAGTACAACGCCACCCAAATCGAGGAGAAGTGGCAAAAGATCTGGGAAGAAGAGAGCCTCTATAAGACAGAGGAAAATCCCGATAAGCCCAAAAAATACGTGCTTGAGATGTTTCCCTATCCCTCCGGCGATCTTCACATGGGACATGCTCGCAACTACACCATTGGCGACGCTATGGCCCGCCAGGCACGCATGCGCGGTTTTGACGTGCTGCATCCCATAGGATTTGATGCCTTTGGCCTGCCGGCAGAAAACGCCGCCATCAAGCATCACACCCAGCCGGCTACCTGGACTTATGACAACATGGATCGCGCCGTAGCCACCATGAAGCGCATGGGCTTCTCCTATGATTATGATCGCCTGGTGCGCACCTGCGACCCCGACTACTACCGCTGGGGCCAATACATCTTCCTCAAGATGTGGGAGAAAGGTCTGGTGGACAGGCGTAAGTCTCCTGTGAATTGGTGTCCTCAGTGCAATACCGTACTGGCAAACGAGCAGGTGACTGAAGGTCGTTGCTGGCGTTGCGGCACCGTGCCTGAGCGCCGCGAACTCACCCAGTGGTATCTAAAGATCACCGACTATGCAGAAGAGTTGCTAGACGATATCGACAAGCTCGACCATTGGCCTGAGCGCGTCAAGCAAATGCAGCGCAACTGGATTGGCAAGTCTGAAGGCGCAGAGATCGACTTTGCCCTGGCAGACGCCAATGGCGAGCCCACCTCCCAGCTCATGACGGTGTTCACCACCCGTCCTGACACCCTCTTTGGTGCCAGCTTCTTCCTCCTGGCGCCTGAGTACCCGCTTCTTCATGAGCTGGTAGATGGCACTCCCTATGAAGCGGCAGTGCAAGAGGTCATCGATATCGCCGAGGCTACCAGTGCAGTGGATCGTGCTTCCGGAGATACCGAGAAGCACGGAGCCTTCACTGGCCGCTATATGGTCAACCCTGTAAACGGTCGCTTGCTGCCTATCTGGGTAGCCGACTATGTGCTTACTGACTACGGTACCGGCGCTGTCATGGGCGTCCCTTGCGGCGACGAGCGCGACTTCCAGTTTGCTCGTAAATACGATCTGCCCATTCCTCCCATCATCCTCGAGCCAACCGACCCCCTCTATCCTGAGCTGGCTCAAGAAAAAGATCTGATAGTGACCAACGTGCCTTGGGATCATGCCATGGCTGCCGAGGGC harbors:
- a CDS encoding IMP dehydrogenase, which codes for MATFFPGVSHTFSEYLLVPGYSSSECIPANVDLKAPLVKFRRGEEPAITLNTPMVSAIMQAVSGPRLAIALAQEGGMSFIYGSQTAEDEARMIREVKSYKAGVVVSDSNLTPDMTLAEVMRLKEQTHHSAMPVTENGAPHGKLLGIVTSRDYRPSRDPQDKLVREFMTPVEKVIVAPATVNLSEANDIIWENKLNQLPIVEEDGSLVGLVFRKDYDSHKSNPNELLDASKRYVVGAGINTRDYAERVPLLVEAGADALCIDSSEGYSEWQARTLAWIRENYGDSVKVGAGNVVDAEGFRFLADAGADFVKVGIGGGSICITREQKGIGRGQASALIDVCEARDQYFEETGVYVPVCSDGGIVYDYHMTLALAMGADFLMLGRYFARFDESPSERVTVNGSYMKEYWGEGSARARNWARYDLGGDKKLSFVEGVDSYVPYAGPLRDGVQSSLLKIRSTMCNCGALTLDELKEKARLTLVSATSLVEGGAHDVVLKETNQQVLFNN